One part of the Rhodopirellula islandica genome encodes these proteins:
- a CDS encoding histone deacetylase family protein, giving the protein MSTTQDKVYLSTNPPALRLYYTDHFDLPLPDGHRFPMAKYRLLRQRVAESEHHRDDVLVVPQAATDEELLTCHTPDYVQRVQTGTLTKQEIRRIGFPWSLQMAERSRRSTGATISAARAALAEGISANLAGGTHHAFAGEGEGYCVFNDAAVAIRTLQAEGLIQRAAIIDLDVHQGNGTASILKEDPSVFTCSVHGVKNFPLRKVPSDLDVSLPDGTADEDYCQALQIVLNTLQKHQNQSGRFELVVYLAGADPFQNDRLGRLSLTMDGLRQRDEMVLQWCHQNELPVAIAMAGGYASSVSEIVDIHSQTLHVAKVWSLSR; this is encoded by the coding sequence GATCACTTTGACCTGCCGTTGCCTGACGGCCACCGGTTTCCGATGGCCAAGTACCGTTTGCTGCGCCAGAGGGTGGCGGAATCGGAGCATCATCGCGATGACGTGTTGGTCGTCCCCCAAGCTGCAACGGACGAGGAACTGCTGACCTGTCACACGCCGGATTATGTCCAACGGGTTCAAACGGGAACCCTGACCAAGCAAGAAATCCGGCGAATCGGATTCCCCTGGTCCTTGCAGATGGCCGAACGCTCGCGGCGAAGCACCGGGGCCACGATCTCAGCCGCACGAGCGGCCCTGGCCGAAGGAATCTCCGCCAATCTTGCCGGCGGCACCCATCACGCCTTTGCGGGCGAAGGGGAAGGCTACTGTGTTTTCAATGACGCCGCCGTGGCCATCCGAACTTTGCAAGCCGAAGGGCTGATTCAGCGGGCCGCGATCATCGACCTGGACGTCCACCAAGGCAACGGAACCGCATCGATCCTGAAAGAAGACCCAAGCGTTTTCACCTGTTCCGTGCACGGGGTCAAAAATTTCCCGCTGCGGAAAGTGCCCAGCGACTTGGACGTCAGTCTGCCAGACGGGACGGCGGATGAAGACTACTGTCAGGCATTGCAAATCGTTCTGAACACACTCCAGAAACACCAAAACCAATCAGGCCGATTTGAACTGGTCGTCTACTTGGCTGGCGCCGACCCATTCCAAAATGACCGCTTGGGCCGCCTGTCACTCACGATGGATGGGTTGCGTCAGCGCGATGAGATGGTGCTCCAGTGGTGTCATCAAAACGAATTGCCGGTGGCAATCGCCATGGCTGGGGGTTACGCTAGTAGTGTCAGTGAGATCGTTGATATTCACTCCCAAACCCTCCATGTCGCCAAAGTTTGGTCACTGTCCCGCTGA
- a CDS encoding ECF-type sigma factor: MSSITQILRSSQKGDAAKTDQMFSFLYDDLRRMAGRFLQSEPQRERLSSSSLVHQAYVRMVDQDHVDWQGKTHFFAIGATVMRRILVDHARRTHAQKRGGGWIRRQLDDEVTFLLDQDDDVVALDELLLQLAALSPRQARVVELRFFGGLGMKEIAAELNLGLRTVEKEWAMARAWMRRELRDPDDDANDSSADNAAPDEKSSTS; this comes from the coding sequence ATGTCGTCGATCACGCAAATCCTACGAAGTAGTCAAAAAGGTGACGCGGCCAAAACCGACCAGATGTTTTCGTTCTTGTACGATGACTTGCGTCGGATGGCGGGTCGATTTCTGCAATCGGAACCGCAGCGGGAACGCCTGAGCAGCTCTTCGCTGGTGCACCAAGCCTATGTCCGAATGGTCGACCAAGACCATGTGGACTGGCAGGGTAAAACGCATTTCTTTGCCATTGGTGCCACCGTGATGCGTCGCATTTTGGTGGACCATGCTCGACGCACCCACGCCCAAAAACGCGGGGGCGGCTGGATTCGACGTCAGCTGGACGACGAAGTCACCTTTCTCCTGGATCAGGATGACGATGTCGTTGCTCTGGACGAACTGTTGCTGCAATTGGCGGCCTTGAGCCCCAGGCAAGCTCGGGTGGTCGAACTCCGATTCTTCGGCGGCTTGGGAATGAAGGAGATCGCCGCGGAACTCAACCTGGGACTTCGGACCGTCGAAAAGGAATGGGCCATGGCTCGCGCCTGGATGCGTCGCGAACTCCGCGACCCAGACGACGACGCCAATGACTCCAGCGCCGACAACGCTGCCCCCGACGAAAAATCTTCGACCTCATGA
- a CDS encoding serine/threonine-protein kinase, whose amino-acid sequence MMDADRYQRVRDLFWEAEEIAEDAREEFVRTQASGDEDLVREVLSLLSEHDPDAARVEGTASRKTPGNGLSHFGQGLPTPRETTESEVVRAIRSMADTSSGPTPDSVSNLDRPPPSRTAASNGVRESHTVHSAQRTHAMPRHDVDRPQPTPGRHRKTLTSIGPIDRAQQYSWLVWLLAATTISCIWLVAAWVDHRLRQEKESSAQRSLSLTLDLSTLQVERLLRRDKQFAIDLAGDPNVREAIRSLTGDTSTSMDPDKADDTQQKLNASVRDLNAALPERNPPELPPFQAPEVVFFNRELQPLALIFPDGSNGSLNDPTLAPLPPDGAADLARALSGRTVLHAPAPLASLLGKELANEFNASRSNPLAWIVPVHDHPPTKSKSQTSLRSEVLGAAVVIPPSTNRWLNDSLSSISRSQDVDAYLVDRDGFMQTTSLNLPDKIAPSQGTPFRVTESPNPSEAKERLDRFMAQLDRLTESALLDDDHESTFHRTIYPLTIAAASVSHSSEPQVHGQLYRTYTGKWCIGVWRWLPEFGLGLIVESDSQQAAYPLASTWPWALLLSLASIAPILLAKRLSKDPAPSALKQPLGRYNIHEELGAGGMGVVYRASHTELGREIALKVLRVDRQDDDDHRRFDREARLAASLCSPHSVTIYDYGRNEHGEAFCVMQLLEGLTLSEVVARSGHQAPGRAIWILRQVCQAVLEAHSQGLMHRDLKPQNVMLSFDTIVGDWAVVFDFGLAKPLEPNQGVFQTAETVWAGTPMYMAPERFRAPSVMDPRSDVYSLGCVLYFLLTGHPPFAECDPESMFALILTQQPLEIETHRGEPIDSGLNALVQACMAKDKHDRVGSVADLIQRLDAFAPRYPWTQEDAHQWWQRHADEELAKKL is encoded by the coding sequence ATGATGGATGCGGATCGTTACCAGCGTGTCCGTGACCTGTTCTGGGAAGCTGAAGAGATCGCAGAGGACGCGCGGGAAGAGTTCGTTCGCACCCAAGCGTCCGGGGATGAAGACCTGGTCCGCGAAGTCCTTTCGTTGCTGTCCGAGCACGATCCCGACGCGGCTCGAGTGGAAGGCACCGCATCTCGAAAGACGCCCGGAAACGGTTTGTCGCATTTCGGACAAGGCCTTCCCACACCACGCGAGACCACCGAATCCGAAGTGGTGCGTGCGATCCGCTCCATGGCAGACACATCCTCGGGTCCCACGCCGGATTCGGTGTCCAATCTCGACCGCCCCCCGCCGTCCAGGACCGCTGCATCCAACGGTGTTCGTGAGAGCCACACGGTGCACTCCGCGCAGCGCACTCATGCGATGCCGCGTCACGATGTCGATCGCCCGCAACCCACTCCCGGGCGACATCGAAAGACACTGACCTCCATTGGTCCCATCGACCGAGCCCAACAGTACAGCTGGTTGGTTTGGCTTCTCGCTGCCACCACCATCAGTTGCATCTGGTTGGTAGCAGCTTGGGTCGACCATCGACTTCGACAAGAGAAAGAATCGTCCGCCCAACGATCGTTGTCGCTGACACTCGACCTCTCCACCCTCCAAGTCGAGCGGCTTCTCCGTCGCGACAAACAGTTTGCAATCGACTTGGCGGGGGACCCCAACGTTCGAGAGGCCATTCGTTCCCTCACCGGTGACACTTCCACGTCAATGGATCCCGACAAAGCCGATGACACCCAACAAAAACTCAACGCTTCCGTTCGAGATTTGAACGCGGCATTGCCAGAGCGGAATCCTCCGGAACTGCCCCCTTTCCAAGCACCCGAAGTCGTCTTTTTCAATCGAGAACTGCAACCACTCGCCCTGATTTTTCCCGATGGAAGCAACGGTTCACTGAACGATCCAACGCTCGCTCCACTTCCTCCTGACGGCGCAGCAGATTTGGCCCGAGCACTCAGCGGACGAACCGTGCTGCATGCTCCCGCTCCCCTGGCAAGCTTGCTCGGCAAAGAACTGGCCAACGAATTCAACGCGTCACGATCCAACCCGTTGGCTTGGATCGTTCCTGTTCATGATCACCCTCCCACAAAGTCGAAATCGCAAACCAGCCTGCGTTCCGAGGTGCTTGGAGCAGCCGTTGTCATTCCACCGAGCACCAACCGCTGGCTGAATGACTCCCTGTCCTCGATCAGTCGCTCGCAGGATGTCGATGCGTACTTGGTCGATCGCGATGGTTTCATGCAAACGACCAGCCTGAACCTGCCCGACAAAATTGCTCCGTCACAGGGAACCCCATTCCGAGTGACAGAGAGCCCCAATCCATCGGAAGCCAAGGAACGCTTGGATCGCTTCATGGCCCAACTGGATCGGTTGACCGAATCAGCCTTGCTCGATGACGATCACGAATCCACTTTTCATCGCACCATTTACCCGCTGACCATCGCAGCGGCTTCGGTTTCACACAGCTCCGAACCTCAGGTTCATGGCCAGCTTTACCGAACCTACACCGGCAAGTGGTGCATCGGTGTTTGGCGATGGCTGCCAGAATTTGGTCTTGGCCTGATTGTGGAAAGTGATTCTCAGCAAGCGGCCTATCCGTTGGCGTCCACCTGGCCCTGGGCGTTGCTCCTGTCGCTTGCCTCGATTGCTCCGATCTTGCTCGCCAAGCGATTGTCCAAGGACCCGGCACCCTCGGCGCTCAAGCAACCACTTGGACGGTACAACATCCACGAAGAACTGGGTGCCGGCGGCATGGGCGTTGTCTACCGAGCGAGCCACACCGAACTGGGACGAGAAATCGCACTGAAAGTCCTGCGGGTCGATCGGCAGGACGACGACGATCACCGACGCTTCGACCGCGAAGCCCGCTTGGCCGCCAGCCTGTGCAGCCCCCACAGCGTGACCATTTACGATTACGGTCGCAATGAACACGGGGAAGCATTCTGTGTCATGCAGTTGCTCGAAGGTTTGACGTTGTCAGAGGTCGTCGCTCGCAGTGGTCATCAAGCCCCCGGCCGGGCGATTTGGATCCTGCGTCAGGTCTGCCAAGCCGTCTTGGAAGCCCATTCTCAAGGCTTGATGCATCGCGACCTGAAACCGCAAAACGTCATGCTCAGCTTCGACACCATCGTGGGTGATTGGGCAGTGGTGTTTGACTTCGGATTGGCGAAACCGCTCGAACCCAACCAGGGTGTCTTTCAAACCGCCGAAACCGTTTGGGCCGGAACCCCCATGTACATGGCCCCCGAAAGGTTCCGGGCTCCATCGGTCATGGACCCCCGAAGCGATGTCTATTCACTCGGTTGTGTCTTATACTTCTTGTTGACAGGGCATCCGCCGTTCGCGGAATGCGACCCCGAATCCATGTTCGCTCTGATCCTGACGCAACAACCTCTCGAAATCGAAACGCATCGCGGCGAGCCGATCGATTCGGGCCTGAATGCGTTGGTCCAAGCTTGCATGGCCAAGGACAAACATGACCGAGTGGGATCGGTTGCGGATCTGATCCAGCGCTTGGATGCATTCGCCCCGCGGTATCCCTGGACGCAAGAAGACGCACACCAATGGTGGCAACGTCACGCCGATGAAGAACTCGCCAAAAAGCTTTGA
- a CDS encoding ATP-binding protein translates to MRRWWTQLWRRPRSWVILIALVAIADAITPPDWAVVVAHLILLPLAWRVLHRRFITWMTAIQSLAVAAVGLLHVFGPIAHRFSGSAPTETFAWLEPVRLWTFFALMATGYFHIYLQGRLRTRLKHQRMLQHRVHRRSLQIRRVNRALRNEVTRRQETQHRLDQSETTFQSLIDRMHLQVARKSAEGVFTYANEQFCADIGMTPVDVIGSTDAELFGDAIGEKYRTDDMSVMSTGQAVDKVEVHPGPDGRVGFAQVFKAPEYDQNGQCVGVQIIFWDITEKHRNEIALRDSEARKRALFDAAGDAVLLIDDQRAIVEANPSASQLLQAGGGRLVGRPLNDLISPVSKQWASLPLTERHQLQLRRGDGSAFESEVSVHDIPVGGATGHAVIIRDVTLQRAAFEAMREAKAAAEQANRTKTQFMAGISHELRTPLGGIRGLTDLLAQQTLPNAARRYVNLIAQNTELLRDVIEDILDFAAIEAGRVTIDPVPVNLHEVVGDAFGCLAVRVADKPVRLCLSIDPNTPRSVIADPKRLRQIVLNLAGNAIKFTHQGEVSLRLSPIGEPRNLREDNSTSSNANANVDQRDITAPMAWFELTVADTGIGIAPENQSRIFDAFEQADRGTNKQFGGTGLGLAIARGLAQRMGGDITVTSHVGQGSQFQCALALPLDPRPVKAEKSHAAVPPEGATAVVSVDNATMQDAIAETLLHCQWPIRTPSMLEPDCVHLHWILTDQTADAAFRIRARKSSDRVIWLTRAGEPTPRRAKREDAIVIEPLHPDELRRWLSGKPLLQSSRGQRKRRRGIKPSSPTANASVAPVPQVGQTTSTNESDTPHVTNDAPTADAGYRLLVVDDSATNRLVIHDQLVASGHHVQTADSGDVAIQRLASNTFDCVMMDLQMPNMDGTEATRIIHQQFEKAGRTPPPIIALTAHVTDQHRQLCREAGMDGYITKPVDLDLLLGEIERVMAASKTPEPDAMLPPELPSNDNAPQPFGTNESPLPSTSNPTSVAPHSESPAAEAAAEEAWDWRSQLSKHCGNDPDTMDSVCDAFLMEVPSLLKNLTQGAKRGDANKLRSASHTLKSCLRYFAPQPDVAKAAEVESAIQDPEWVERLKAATNHPDPASLESPESQAIETLLNTATNWVSRIRESSNQR, encoded by the coding sequence ATGCGACGATGGTGGACACAACTTTGGCGACGTCCACGATCTTGGGTGATCCTGATCGCGTTGGTGGCCATCGCCGATGCGATCACGCCGCCAGACTGGGCCGTCGTGGTCGCCCATTTGATTCTGCTGCCGCTGGCCTGGCGAGTGCTTCACCGCCGCTTCATCACCTGGATGACCGCCATCCAAAGCCTGGCGGTCGCAGCCGTTGGCCTGCTGCATGTCTTTGGTCCGATCGCGCATCGGTTTTCGGGATCCGCCCCGACCGAGACATTCGCGTGGCTCGAACCGGTTCGTCTCTGGACCTTCTTTGCCCTGATGGCCACCGGCTACTTCCACATTTACTTGCAGGGCCGCTTGCGAACCCGGCTCAAGCACCAACGCATGCTGCAGCACCGTGTGCATCGGCGATCGCTGCAGATCCGACGCGTCAACCGTGCCCTTCGCAATGAAGTCACGCGACGACAAGAAACCCAACACCGCCTCGATCAAAGCGAAACCACCTTCCAATCACTGATCGATCGCATGCATTTGCAGGTCGCACGCAAAAGTGCCGAAGGGGTGTTCACCTACGCCAACGAACAGTTCTGCGCCGACATCGGCATGACGCCAGTCGATGTGATCGGAAGCACCGATGCGGAGTTGTTCGGGGATGCCATCGGCGAAAAATACCGCACCGATGACATGTCGGTGATGTCGACCGGACAAGCGGTCGACAAAGTCGAAGTGCACCCGGGTCCTGATGGTCGCGTCGGTTTTGCTCAAGTCTTCAAAGCCCCCGAGTACGACCAAAACGGACAATGCGTTGGCGTTCAAATTATCTTCTGGGACATCACCGAAAAACACCGCAACGAAATCGCACTCCGAGACAGTGAGGCTCGAAAACGGGCCCTGTTCGATGCGGCCGGTGACGCGGTGCTGTTGATCGATGACCAGCGTGCGATCGTGGAAGCCAACCCGTCAGCCAGTCAACTGCTGCAAGCTGGCGGCGGACGTTTGGTCGGTCGCCCATTGAATGACTTGATCTCGCCAGTGTCCAAACAGTGGGCCTCTCTGCCGTTGACCGAGCGACACCAATTGCAACTTCGCCGCGGGGATGGAAGCGCATTTGAAAGCGAGGTGTCCGTTCACGACATTCCGGTGGGCGGTGCAACCGGACATGCTGTGATCATTCGCGATGTCACTCTGCAGCGAGCTGCCTTTGAGGCCATGCGAGAAGCCAAAGCCGCTGCGGAACAAGCCAACCGTACCAAGACGCAATTCATGGCTGGCATCTCTCACGAGTTGCGAACGCCGCTCGGCGGGATCCGCGGGTTGACGGATCTGCTGGCTCAACAAACGCTCCCCAATGCCGCCCGCCGTTACGTCAACCTGATCGCTCAAAACACCGAATTGCTACGAGATGTCATCGAAGACATCCTCGACTTTGCCGCCATCGAAGCCGGTCGCGTCACGATCGACCCGGTTCCAGTGAACTTGCACGAAGTCGTGGGCGATGCCTTTGGTTGCCTTGCTGTTCGTGTCGCAGACAAACCCGTTCGACTGTGTCTGTCAATCGATCCCAACACACCGCGAAGCGTGATCGCTGATCCCAAGCGACTCCGGCAAATCGTGCTGAACCTGGCAGGCAACGCGATTAAATTCACCCATCAAGGCGAGGTGAGTTTGCGACTCAGTCCCATCGGTGAACCACGGAATCTTCGAGAAGACAACAGCACCTCCTCCAACGCCAACGCCAACGTCGACCAACGCGACATCACCGCACCCATGGCATGGTTCGAACTCACCGTTGCTGATACCGGCATTGGCATTGCTCCTGAGAATCAATCGCGAATCTTCGATGCGTTTGAGCAAGCCGATCGTGGCACCAACAAGCAATTTGGTGGCACTGGCTTGGGGCTTGCGATCGCTCGCGGTTTGGCCCAACGAATGGGCGGCGACATCACCGTGACCAGCCACGTTGGCCAGGGCAGCCAATTCCAATGTGCGTTGGCATTGCCCCTGGATCCCCGGCCCGTCAAAGCAGAGAAGTCACACGCTGCCGTTCCGCCGGAAGGTGCCACCGCGGTGGTCTCGGTTGACAACGCCACCATGCAGGACGCCATTGCAGAAACGCTGCTGCATTGCCAATGGCCGATCCGCACCCCCTCCATGCTAGAACCCGACTGTGTTCACTTGCACTGGATCCTGACGGATCAAACGGCCGACGCCGCCTTCCGCATTCGAGCCCGAAAATCCAGTGACCGCGTGATTTGGCTCACCCGGGCTGGCGAGCCCACTCCCCGGCGTGCCAAGCGTGAAGACGCGATTGTGATTGAACCGCTTCATCCAGATGAGCTTCGCCGTTGGCTCTCGGGAAAACCCTTGCTGCAATCCAGCCGAGGCCAACGCAAACGACGCCGCGGAATCAAACCATCCTCACCAACGGCCAATGCTTCGGTCGCTCCCGTTCCGCAAGTGGGTCAAACGACGTCGACCAACGAATCAGACACGCCCCATGTGACGAACGACGCACCCACCGCCGACGCCGGGTACCGGTTGCTTGTCGTCGACGACAGCGCGACCAACCGCTTGGTGATTCACGATCAATTGGTCGCCTCGGGGCATCACGTGCAGACCGCTGACTCGGGAGATGTCGCTATCCAAAGATTGGCGTCCAACACGTTTGACTGCGTCATGATGGACTTGCAAATGCCAAACATGGACGGCACCGAAGCCACCCGAATCATTCATCAACAATTCGAAAAAGCAGGCCGAACCCCGCCTCCGATCATTGCCCTGACCGCCCATGTGACCGACCAACACCGTCAACTTTGTCGCGAAGCCGGCATGGATGGCTACATCACAAAACCGGTCGACCTGGATTTGCTGCTGGGTGAAATTGAACGCGTGATGGCCGCATCGAAAACGCCTGAACCCGATGCCATGCTGCCTCCCGAATTGCCGTCGAACGACAACGCCCCTCAACCATTCGGGACAAACGAATCCCCCCTCCCTTCCACCAGCAACCCGACTTCGGTCGCGCCCCATTCGGAGTCGCCTGCAGCAGAAGCTGCCGCGGAAGAGGCGTGGGACTGGCGATCTCAATTGTCAAAGCACTGCGGGAACGACCCTGATACGATGGACTCCGTCTGCGATGCCTTCTTGATGGAAGTCCCCTCGCTGCTGAAGAATTTGACGCAGGGTGCCAAGCGAGGCGATGCGAACAAACTTCGTTCCGCATCGCACACCTTGAAGTCATGCCTGCGCTACTTTGCTCCGCAACCCGATGTGGCCAAGGCCGCCGAAGTCGAGTCGGCCATCCAAGACCCCGAGTGGGTCGAGCGTCTGAAGGCAGCCACCAACCATCCCGACCCAGCCTCGCTGGAATCACCCGAGTCCCAGGCAATCGAGACTCTTCTCAACACGGCAACCAACTGGGTCTCGCGGATTCGCGAATCGTCCAATCAACGCTAA
- a CDS encoding NADPH:quinone reductase, whose protein sequence is MKAAFITEPGPADSIQIAEQPDPTPGPGQVLIRVYASAINPIDTYIRSGAIAMDLPQPFVPGCDAAGVVENVGPGVKRFTIGDRVWCTNQGLLGRQGTLAELIAVEEGWVFKLPEPVPYEDAAACALVGVTAHLGLFREAQLSPGESILVIGGSGGVGSMVVQMAAAKGARVITTAGSEAKAQVCRDLGAEEVILYNEESIAEKTKAFASDGVNVFWETRREPDFDVAVDLLAGRGRMVLMAGRDARPAFPVGPFYVKECSLHGFVMFKATPMEMKTAAEDISNWLASGKLSANISARFTLEEAAQAHALQESATLEDSSQLAGKIIVNLNT, encoded by the coding sequence ATGAAAGCTGCCTTCATCACTGAACCAGGTCCCGCCGATTCCATCCAAATCGCGGAGCAACCGGATCCCACTCCCGGACCTGGCCAAGTCTTGATTCGTGTTTACGCCTCAGCCATCAATCCGATCGACACGTACATTCGCTCCGGCGCCATCGCCATGGATTTGCCTCAGCCATTTGTGCCGGGATGCGATGCGGCGGGTGTGGTCGAAAACGTGGGGCCCGGTGTCAAACGGTTCACGATTGGCGACCGCGTTTGGTGCACCAACCAAGGACTGCTCGGCCGCCAAGGGACTCTCGCTGAATTGATTGCGGTCGAGGAAGGCTGGGTGTTCAAGTTGCCCGAACCCGTGCCCTACGAAGACGCCGCCGCGTGCGCTCTGGTCGGTGTCACCGCTCACCTCGGATTGTTCCGTGAAGCCCAACTGTCACCCGGCGAAAGCATTCTGGTCATCGGTGGAAGTGGGGGCGTGGGATCGATGGTGGTGCAAATGGCCGCTGCCAAAGGAGCCCGTGTGATCACGACCGCGGGCAGTGAAGCGAAAGCCCAAGTCTGTCGCGATCTCGGTGCCGAAGAAGTGATTCTGTACAACGAAGAATCCATCGCCGAGAAAACCAAAGCCTTCGCGTCCGACGGCGTCAACGTGTTCTGGGAAACTCGTCGCGAACCAGACTTCGATGTCGCCGTCGACTTGCTCGCGGGCCGCGGACGCATGGTGTTGATGGCAGGGCGAGACGCCCGGCCCGCCTTTCCGGTCGGCCCGTTTTATGTCAAAGAATGCTCGCTCCATGGCTTTGTGATGTTCAAAGCCACCCCCATGGAAATGAAGACCGCTGCCGAAGACATCTCCAATTGGCTCGCCTCCGGTAAACTGTCCGCCAACATCAGTGCTCGCTTCACTTTAGAAGAAGCCGCCCAAGCTCACGCCTTGCAAGAATCAGCGACGCTGGAAGACAGCAGTCAACTGGCCGGCAAAATCATCGTCAATCTCAACACCTAA
- the hisI gene encoding phosphoribosyl-AMP cyclohydrolase → MPSPIPNFDAGVPCPKTGQPLLPAIAQDATTGRVLMLAWMNREAWDETLSGNRAVYFSRSRGKLWRKGDTSGHAQVVREIRVDCDADTILLSVDQTGAACHENYESCFFRRVDPDGKTHITEDRIA, encoded by the coding sequence ATGCCTTCTCCCATTCCCAACTTTGACGCCGGGGTTCCGTGCCCCAAGACCGGCCAACCACTGCTCCCCGCCATCGCGCAAGACGCCACCACCGGGCGAGTGCTGATGCTAGCGTGGATGAACCGCGAAGCATGGGACGAAACGCTGTCGGGCAACCGCGCCGTCTACTTCAGCCGTTCACGGGGCAAACTCTGGCGCAAAGGTGACACCAGCGGCCACGCCCAAGTCGTGCGTGAAATCCGAGTCGACTGCGACGCCGACACGATCCTGTTGTCCGTCGACCAAACCGGTGCGGCCTGCCACGAAAACTACGAAAGCTGCTTCTTCCGCCGCGTCGATCCCGACGGCAAAACTCACATCACCGAAGACCGCATCGCCTAA
- a CDS encoding cobalamin-binding protein produces MNIISLLPSATEIVSALGLRDQLVGVTHECDFPPGVESLPKVTRTLIPHDATSGEIDAMVRERLQTERALYSLDMPVVESLCPDLIVTQALCDVCAVAESEVNAAACSLPGQPRVVNLEPTSLSEMFDCITLVGEAAGCPDRAEALIGSLQARVDRVQERTTEWLARPGVEVPRVMLLEWIDPPFSAGHWSPELVRLAGGHECVGESGERSVTTSWDRIRDADPDVLFIACCGFSVSRTLEDMPILRGYPGWSEMKCVREERVHVVDGSAYFSRPGPRLVDSLEILANTLHPQIHPLPNGLPPALQPQKVSGTFLEE; encoded by the coding sequence ATGAACATCATTTCACTCCTGCCCAGTGCGACCGAAATCGTTAGCGCGCTGGGGTTGCGAGACCAATTGGTCGGTGTCACGCATGAGTGTGATTTTCCGCCTGGTGTCGAGAGTCTTCCGAAGGTGACCCGGACCTTGATCCCGCACGATGCGACCAGTGGCGAGATTGATGCGATGGTTCGGGAGCGATTGCAAACCGAGCGGGCGTTGTACTCGCTGGACATGCCGGTGGTGGAATCGTTGTGCCCCGATCTGATTGTGACGCAGGCGTTGTGCGATGTGTGCGCGGTGGCGGAGTCTGAAGTCAACGCGGCGGCCTGCTCCCTGCCCGGGCAACCGCGTGTGGTGAATTTGGAACCCACCTCGCTGTCCGAGATGTTCGATTGCATCACGCTGGTCGGTGAAGCCGCGGGGTGTCCCGACCGGGCCGAGGCTCTGATTGGCAGTTTGCAAGCAAGGGTGGATCGAGTGCAGGAACGCACGACCGAGTGGCTGGCTCGGCCGGGAGTCGAAGTGCCCCGTGTGATGCTGTTGGAGTGGATTGATCCACCGTTTAGCGCCGGGCACTGGAGCCCCGAGTTGGTTCGATTGGCGGGAGGCCACGAATGCGTGGGCGAGTCGGGCGAGCGTTCCGTGACCACGTCGTGGGATCGCATTCGAGACGCGGATCCCGATGTCTTGTTCATCGCCTGCTGCGGTTTCAGCGTGTCGCGAACCTTGGAAGACATGCCGATTCTGCGTGGCTATCCCGGTTGGTCGGAGATGAAGTGTGTGCGGGAAGAACGTGTCCACGTGGTGGACGGTTCCGCTTACTTCAGTCGACCTGGCCCGAGATTGGTGGACAGTTTAGAGATTCTCGCGAACACCCTGCACCCACAAATCCATCCCCTGCCGAACGGCCTCCCCCCCGCCCTGCAGCCCCAAAAGGTGTCAGGTACCTTTTTGGAAGAATAG